The Natrinema saccharevitans genome includes the window GCCCGTGCGCAGGCGTTCGCCACCACCGCCCGGTCGAAGGTCTCGTTTCTCAGGCGGGAAATCCAAGAACTGACGGAACAGGAATTTGCGGAGTTCGCAGCGGAAGAACCGTCTCTTGAGCGGTACGAAGTCCTGATCGACGATATACTACGAATGAAACCACACACTCGGTCAACGGAGGTCGAATCCCTCTTAGCCGACCTCTCCGACGTGATGTCTGCACCGAGTGCCATTTACTCTACGCTCACGAGCGCAGATATCACGTTTCCGACGGTAGAAGACGAACAGAACGAGTCGATCGGGATAACTCAGAACAACTTTTCGACGCTACTGAAGCGGTCGGACCGAGGATTCCGTCGTCGGGTCTACGAGACGTACTGTGGAGAGTGGGACGAACTTCGCCATACGATCGCTTCCGCCTACTCGAAACAAGTCACAACTAACGTCAAAAACGCACACGCACGAAACTACGACACTGCTCGAAAAGCGGCCCTCGACGGTCCCAACGTCCCAACCGAGGTTTACGATACGCTCGTTCAGACTATTACAGACTCCCTCGAGCCATTTCACCGCCACCTTCGCCTCAAACGAGGCGCGCTCAAGGTCGACAAACTCCACATGTGGGACCTCCACGCTCCGTTGATGGAGGAAGACGTACCAGAGATACCCTACGAACAGGCGTGCGAACACATCGTTAATGCAGTTGAACCGCTCGGGGAAACCTATCGTGATCGTCTCGCGGACGGGCTGAACGACGGGTGGATCGACGTCTACGAGACTGCCGGCAAACAGTGGGGTGCAGCCCACATCGGTAGCTACGACACGAAACCGTTCGTCCGTCTGAACTATAAGGGCGACGTCAAGTCGATGTATACGTTTGCACACGAACTCGGCCATGCGATGCATTCCGTGTATAGTCAAGAATCACAACCGTACATCTACACTCACTACAGTACATTCATTGCCGAAGTAGCGAGTAACGTCAACGAGGCGCTGCTCGTCCACTATCTGTTGGAGACCGTCGACGACGTCACGCTCTGCGCCTCGATCCTCGATGCATATCTAGAACGCGTCCGGTCGATGCTCTATAGCCAAACGATGCACGCCGAGTTCGAACACCGCGTGCACGAACTTCGAGAAGCCGGGGAACCGCTCACTGCGGATCGAATCGACGAACTCTATCGGGATCTGAAGACGCGGTACTTCTCACCTGCCGTGGTCGACGACCACGCCACCCGACAGTGGATGCGTATCTCCCACTTTTTCAACTCCTTCTCCGTCTATCAGTACGCAACAGGAATCTCGGCCGCTCTCGCCATCGTCGAGGACATTCTCGAGAACGGGACCGAAGCCGCGACAGATTATCGGTCGATGCTTCGTCGGGGTGGACGCGGTTACCCGCTCGACGTACTTGACGCTGTAGACATCGACATGCACCGTTCCGAGACAATCGAACTCGCTATCGAGGCATATGACTCGTGGCTCGATGAACTCGAGTCGATAGCGACCTGAACGCGTATCGGCGAAGCGGTGAGGTAGCAATCGACCGGCTTCCGCTGATCCAGCGAGATCGATCAGAGTCGAACCGAGCCCACAACGGTTCGGGTATCGGAACGCAGCGGACGATCCTAAAAGCCGACAGAGACGTTACTAGATCCAAACATTTCTGACGAGGGAGTAGTTCAGTATCCGACAGTTTAGATCTCGGATTGGCTACTGGGACGGTCCATCGGTGGGTGGATCGGAGACCGGTGAATTGATGACCGATTTGAAGTGGTCGATCATTCGTTCGAGCCCGTCTTCGAGTTCGACCGTCGGCTCCCAGTTCAGTTCCGATCGCACTTTCGAAATATCGGGACAGCGCTTCCGTGGGTCGTGGGGTGGTAGGGGTTCGTAAACGAGGCTACTCTCGCTATCCGTCATTTCGAGTAACATTTCTGCCAATTCGAGAATCGTTCGCTCGTCCGGGTTCCCGACGTTGACCGGGGTCTGGAGGTCACTAGCGAGGAGTCGACGCAAGCCTTCGACGAGATCTGAAATGAAGCAAAAGCTTCTCGTCTGTTTCCCGTCGCCATAGACCGTCAAATCTTCGCCCGTGAGCGCCTGCCGGACGAACGTTGGGAGCACGCGACCGTCATCGATACGCATCCGTGGCCCGTATGTGTTAAATATTCTCGCAATGCGAACATCGAGGCCGTACTGCTCTTTGAAGCTCCATACTAACGATTCACCGTAGCGTTTGGATTCGTCGTAACACGCTCGTGGTCCGAACGGATCAACGCGTCCTCGATAGTCTTCGGGCTGCGGATTGACATCGGGATCACCATAGACTTCGCTTGTAGATGCAAACAGGTAGGTCGCGTCTTTCTCCAGCGCCAGTTCCAGTGTCTTTTGGGTTCCGATCGCTCCCACCTGAAGCGTCTCGATCGGATTCTCCTGGTAGAACGCCGGAGACGCGAGACTCGCGAGGTGGATGACCCAGTCCAAATCACCGGCCACGGTGATCGACTCCGTTATGTCCTCCTTGTGGAACGAGAACCGGTCGTGGGATCGAAATCTGGATATATTTTCCTGACGGCCCGTGACAAAATTATCGAAGACGAGCAGTTCGTGTCCCTCATCGAGAAATCTTTGACAGAGGTGGGAACCGATAAAGCCCGCACCGCCGGTAATACAGACTCTATTCATTTTCTATACTCGTTGCTAATCAGTCGAGTTGATCGAGCGATCATGGTGCTCACTGATACCGGGGCCCGCTTGCTCTGCTTTCGTCAGCCGCTCTCGATAGACGATGCGGAAGTGATGATTGCCGATACATCCCTGCTCTTATTATATTATTGGAGTTTTATTAACATTTCGATATTTCTAAACCGAAAGAACGACGTTGAAATACTCACAACCGGCTCACGCGGTCTATCTGCCGATCCGGACGACGTCTGCAAAAGACTACTGCGTATTCGACTGGCTACGGTCTTTTCCGACCGGTCGTGTAGAGAACGACGACCGTTGTTCGTTCTCGAACCGGACGCTTCCGCGGGTGGATTCGTAGCGCAGGCGAGACGAAATGCTCGTCAAACCCCTCTGTTAAAATATTAATTTTTATAACCCTTCAATTATTTTAACGCAATATGGCCGATTGGACGGAAGACGTCTTCAAAGACAAATCGAGCCTCTTCGCGGGAGTGTTAGAACGGCACGACCCTCACACGGAAGATGAGGTCGATAGAATACTTTCCACGGTTCGAGAGGAATACGGGGTAGAGCCGGAGTCGGTCCTGGACGTCGGCTGCGGACTGGGACGGCACGTGCTGGCGTTCGGTGAACGGGGGTACGAGGTCGACGGACTCGATTTCTCGCGGGAATACGTTCGAGAGGCCCGCCAGCGCGCCAGTGATCGCGACCTCGACGATCGCGTCTCGATCCACCAACACGACATGCGCAATCTCGAGGAGTGGGACGACTCCTACGACCTCACCGTGAACCTGGGGTTGACGTTCGGATATTACGGTCGAGAAACGGATCAGGAGATTCTCTCGAACGTCTTCGACCTCCTCTCCGACGACGGCGTGTTCGCGGTCGAAATGATTAACGCCGCGGGCATCGTGAACAATTTCCAGCGAAGTCACGTAACTGAATTCGACGACGAACTCAGCGTTCAACGCCTCGAGTACGACATCGAGAAAGGGGTGTTGCACAATATCACTGATCTATTTGCGAAGATCGAAGACGAGTATCAGTACAAGGATCGGATAGTTATGAAACATCAGCTATACTGGACTGCAGAATTCAAGCATATGTGCGAATTAGCCGGTTTCGAATCGTTTCATATCGTTCCTCTCGATGGAGAGGAACTCACCCTCGATGTAACTTCGTATCTGCTGCTTGCTAGTTGAGGTTACTTGTCCCATATAAGTCTCGATTGGAGAGTGAGCGATTTCGCTCCGAATCGTACACGGCTGCGGATCGGCCCTCTTCCCGGCTCGTCGACCGATCGGCAGTGTCGTCCTCACCGGCAGGACGTAAAGGGACTATAACGCCGGTGTCGAAGGGATTTTGTCACGCTTCCGACTCGCACTGGAGTTCGTGGGAGATCGGAAGGAAAACCGAGTCAGGTCCGTACGCGGTAACCGCGTTACCAGCATCGGATACCGACGGGTACACTGACTGTTGATCGAGACTATCCGGTCCGTTCGGAAACCGTCACGGACATCGTCTCCAACCCGTAGTACCCGGTCACAACAACAACAGTTATGTAGCTCAACCACAACGAATTTTTTACGTGGATCGTACACTGAGTTATGAGCCAGAGTGGTTCCCTCGGTCGTCTTCGCGAGAGTATAACGGAAGTCGTCGGATTTCTCTTCGCGTTTCTAATGGTATTGGGAATCGTCGTGGAGCCGTGGTTGTTCGTTCTGGGCCTTGTCGGGATGCTATTTTTGACTCCGATAGTAGCACTCCTATTTGGTGATCGAGACACGGTCGAGGAATGGTGGGGTGGAGAGAAGGCCCAACAACTAGATACTGACACCTCACAAGACGACCCACTCGAAACGCTCAAACGCCGGTATGCTGAGGGCGAACTCTCCGAAGAAGAGTTCGAAGACAAACTCAACCGATTACTCGAATCGGAGAACGTAGATATGACGGACTTCGATGCCAACCACCGTGAGTCGATAACCGAGTTTCCTGAAGAGGATGATTCCGAGATGGAGCTAGATGAAAACTAACCCTCTTTACTGAAGTAATCACATCTGCGCAGCTATTAGCCAGTTCGTTGCCCTCGTCGCGGTCTGCCTGCGACCGCTATCCAGAACACTACTTTGGAGAATCAGAGCCCCAAACCAGTAAAATTTTGTATGTTGGAATACAATTTTCAAATATGAAAAATTGGACGGAAAGGCTTTACAAAGACAAATCGAGCCTCTTTGCTGAAGGACTCGAACGATTAGAAGGGGTAGCCGAGGACGAGATGGATATCATTCTCAACCGGGTGAAAGAGGAATACGGGGTAGAGCCGGAGTCGGTCCTGGACATCGGCTGCGGACTGGGACGGCACGTGCTGGCGTTCGGTGAACGGGGGTACGAGGTCGACGGACTCGATTTCTCGCGGGAATACGTTCGAGAGGCCCGCCAGCGCGCCAGTGATCGCGACCTCGACGATCGCGTCTCGATCCACCAACACGACATGCGCAATCTCGAGGAGTGGGACGACTCCTATGACCTCATCGTGAACTTAGGAGTAACGTTCGGTCATTACGGTCGAGAGACGGATCAGGAGATTCTCTCGAACGTCTTCGACCTCCTCTCCGACGACGGCGTGTTCGCGGTCGAAATGATCAATAAGGCGAATCAGATCCACGACTTCGAACGAACATACGTTATAGATTACCGTGATGCTCTCAATGTTCAGCACCTTAGATACGATATCGGAAACGGTGTTCTGCACAGTAATATCGACGTATTCTCGAGAGAAGAGGAGGAATTCGGATACCGAAATCGTATGACCCTTAAGTATTACCTTTATTCACCTTCGGAACTCAGGTACATGTGTAAACGAGCGGGATTCGAGGACGTCACTATCGTTCCGAGAGGTGCGGAAGAACTCACACTGGACGTGGAATCGATCGTTATACTGGCCAGTTGAAGCCGGAGGGGCTCGGAAACCGGCTCTTGTAGCTCCGTAAACCGTATCTCCCGAAAAGGGAAGCGAAAACGAGTCCGTACGGCGATCCGTCGGGATTCGTGCGCACAGCTTTCCAAAAGTGTCGAACTGCGTGTGCCGACCATCGGCTCTGTTGTAGGCACTTGAGGGCACCAATTGCGTGTTTGAGTGCGAGACCCCGTTTCCTGACCGTGTCGGGGTACGCGTCGTAGAGCTCATCGTAATACTCGACAATGGCCATTCTCGCCGCTTTGCAATCTACGGATCTGCTTAATCCGTAGCCAGATCGACTAGTAATAAGTTCTCTATCGATCGTACACACTTTGTTCGATCGAACGAGCTCTATAACCGGGACGATATCGTCGTGAGGAAAATCAGCCATCGGGAGTAACGATTCGATCGCGGACCGTTCCGCAAGCATTCCACTGATACCGTACGGAGCCGCCAGTGCTGAAAGACAGAACTCGAGGACTGTGTCGGGATCGATCGGATTCTCGCCCGTGTAGAACTCGCGAATCGCTTCTGGATCGAGAAGATCCCGCTTGCGAGCAAAGGCGACGGAACAATCTCCCGATTCGATAGCTTCCAGGAGCATTCGAATACCGTTTGCCTGTATCTCGTCGTCATCATCGAGAAACAGCACGTACCTACCGTTCGTTTTCTGAATACCTCTGTCGCGGGCAATCGCAACCTGTTCGATTTTATTATCAGTTTCGTATGAATTGATGCACGTATAATTCACGCCGTACTCATCTGCGACGGGGCGAGCGTTCTCATTTCGTGTCATATCTACGATGTGGATGTCGATACTAACACTTTTTTGACTCACCACACTATCGATAGTCCGATCCAATGAATTATTTCTTTTATATGTGGGTATTATAACGTTCACCGACGGCAGGCTCATAGTGTGATATCGATACTAGCACTCACATATTGGTTTCTATTCTGTAATACGACTTGCTTAGTGTAGTTCGACGTCCGATGACGAAAACTGGTCCGGACGTGTTACTCGGCAAACGACTCAGAGGGCGCCCTGTCCCAGTAATATAGTTGTCAGCATCCGTACTACCGAAGTACAGACCTATCTCAAGTCCGGTCTCACCGGTACTCTGGCCCGGTGATATCACTCGTAAAGAATTGCGGTAGTCACCGGAGACCAGTTATCGCTTTTCGTGGTGGTTCTAGCATCGAGAAACCGTCATCGAACGGCCGGCCCGTCGAATCGGTCCGGAAACTCCCACGGGACGTGTTCGGGCACTCGTCCCACGAGTCGTCCCGAGAACGTACTATCGGGTGAGCGATCCGGATGGTGTCTTTCTGTCCGGTCCCTGATAGTCGTATAGCCGCGTTGATATCGAATCGCCTTCGTCACGAATTCGGCCGCTGTACGCGACCGAAGACGTGATTTGGCCTACTCTAATTCGTAGGTGTGAAGCCGATCGACGGCGATTCGGTACCAGATCGGAACTGAAAGCACGATTGCAACAATCATTGCCCAACTTGTTATCTCGACAATATCGTTTGAAACGGTGATAGCTAACGGCAGTAGTCTCGTGATCAGCGAAGTAGTGATCTCGAGGACCATCTCGGAATTGATGGTTGCGACTGCGATCACGATCGCCATGGAGAAGAGTGAGTAGAAGAGGTAAGCGGTCTTGCTTGGTGGGACTGCGACCGTCGACTGGCCGATTTCGGACTCTTGGAACCGGGGAAAGAGCGTTCCGATTCCGATCGACACAACTGCTCCAATTGCGATAGCGACGACCGAAGCAACGGCAAGGACGGCTAGTTCGGACTGTGGTCGGTCTGCTACGATTCCGGTCCCGATCGCGAAGAGTACCGTTATCGGTGCGGCAGTCAACACAGCGACGATATATCCGTGGACAATCTGTCTCCCGGAGATCGGCGAAGACAACACGGCGGGTAGTGTTGCACCCTGATTACCCAACGGATTCAACGAGATTGCAGTTCCAGCAGTCCACGCACCGTACCAGACGACGGCCCAGGGTGCATACCAGGGAAGACTGCCGGTCGTAAGGAACTGTTCAGCGGCTGGGATCACGCCGAGAAGCGGTAAGGCGACGAAAACGATTTGTTTCGGTGAACGAACCAGCCGAATGAGCGTAGTACTCGCGATTGCAAACGTTCCCTGCGAAGTACATATTCTCGCGAGGGCTGTTTCGAACTGGTGATCCGGGGGCAGGCTATCGTCGTCGGATTCAGAATCGTCAGCGGTGATCACTAGGTCGCCGCTCCACGCGAACCGGGCAGCAGGGATCGCACAACCGATCGCAATGGCTGTCAAGAGCCCGAAAAAACCGGTCAGAAGGGGCGCCGTAATCGGCGTAGCTCCCTCACCCGCGACCGTCACCAGCGCTAAATCACCGAACCACGTAAGCGGGGGAGCAGTCAACGCCGGTTCGCCGGTTTCGATTATCGCGTC containing:
- the pepF gene encoding oligoendopeptidase F, which translates into the protein MEIIPDRSEITAEFTWDRDSVYESDEEWRRTVDELSERVEELSNYEGSVTTDASTLLEAFELYETIFRDVETVTVYAEMRHSEDTRDQTAQAMSARAQAFATTARSKVSFLRREIQELTEQEFAEFAAEEPSLERYEVLIDDILRMKPHTRSTEVESLLADLSDVMSAPSAIYSTLTSADITFPTVEDEQNESIGITQNNFSTLLKRSDRGFRRRVYETYCGEWDELRHTIASAYSKQVTTNVKNAHARNYDTARKAALDGPNVPTEVYDTLVQTITDSLEPFHRHLRLKRGALKVDKLHMWDLHAPLMEEDVPEIPYEQACEHIVNAVEPLGETYRDRLADGLNDGWIDVYETAGKQWGAAHIGSYDTKPFVRLNYKGDVKSMYTFAHELGHAMHSVYSQESQPYIYTHYSTFIAEVASNVNEALLVHYLLETVDDVTLCASILDAYLERVRSMLYSQTMHAEFEHRVHELREAGEPLTADRIDELYRDLKTRYFSPAVVDDHATRQWMRISHFFNSFSVYQYATGISAALAIVEDILENGTEAATDYRSMLRRGGRGYPLDVLDAVDIDMHRSETIELAIEAYDSWLDELESIAT
- a CDS encoding UDP-glucuronic acid decarboxylase family protein, translating into MNRVCITGGAGFIGSHLCQRFLDEGHELLVFDNFVTGRQENISRFRSHDRFSFHKEDITESITVAGDLDWVIHLASLASPAFYQENPIETLQVGAIGTQKTLELALEKDATYLFASTSEVYGDPDVNPQPEDYRGRVDPFGPRACYDESKRYGESLVWSFKEQYGLDVRIARIFNTYGPRMRIDDGRVLPTFVRQALTGEDLTVYGDGKQTRSFCFISDLVEGLRRLLASDLQTPVNVGNPDERTILELAEMLLEMTDSESSLVYEPLPPHDPRKRCPDISKVRSELNWEPTVELEDGLERMIDHFKSVINSPVSDPPTDGPSQ
- a CDS encoding class I SAM-dependent methyltransferase, with protein sequence MADWTEDVFKDKSSLFAGVLERHDPHTEDEVDRILSTVREEYGVEPESVLDVGCGLGRHVLAFGERGYEVDGLDFSREYVREARQRASDRDLDDRVSIHQHDMRNLEEWDDSYDLTVNLGLTFGYYGRETDQEILSNVFDLLSDDGVFAVEMINAAGIVNNFQRSHVTEFDDELSVQRLEYDIEKGVLHNITDLFAKIEDEYQYKDRIVMKHQLYWTAEFKHMCELAGFESFHIVPLDGEELTLDVTSYLLLAS
- a CDS encoding SHOCT domain-containing protein, which gives rise to MSQSGSLGRLRESITEVVGFLFAFLMVLGIVVEPWLFVLGLVGMLFLTPIVALLFGDRDTVEEWWGGEKAQQLDTDTSQDDPLETLKRRYAEGELSEEEFEDKLNRLLESENVDMTDFDANHRESITEFPEEDDSEMELDEN
- a CDS encoding SAM-dependent methyltransferase, with the protein product MKNWTERLYKDKSSLFAEGLERLEGVAEDEMDIILNRVKEEYGVEPESVLDIGCGLGRHVLAFGERGYEVDGLDFSREYVREARQRASDRDLDDRVSIHQHDMRNLEEWDDSYDLIVNLGVTFGHYGRETDQEILSNVFDLLSDDGVFAVEMINKANQIHDFERTYVIDYRDALNVQHLRYDIGNGVLHSNIDVFSREEEEFGYRNRMTLKYYLYSPSELRYMCKRAGFEDVTIVPRGAEELTLDVESIVILAS
- a CDS encoding glycosyltransferase family 2 protein, which encodes MSLPSVNVIIPTYKRNNSLDRTIDSVVSQKSVSIDIHIVDMTRNENARPVADEYGVNYTCINSYETDNKIEQVAIARDRGIQKTNGRYVLFLDDDDEIQANGIRMLLEAIESGDCSVAFARKRDLLDPEAIREFYTGENPIDPDTVLEFCLSALAAPYGISGMLAERSAIESLLPMADFPHDDIVPVIELVRSNKVCTIDRELITSRSGYGLSRSVDCKAARMAIVEYYDELYDAYPDTVRKRGLALKHAIGALKCLQQSRWSAHAVRHFWKAVRTNPDGSPYGLVFASLFGRYGLRSYKSRFPSPSGFNWPV